The following are encoded in a window of Nitrospiraceae bacterium genomic DNA:
- a CDS encoding MoaD/ThiS family protein, whose product MRIVLPAHLRTLARIDGEVNLEMEGPVTPHAILNALETRYPMLRGTIRDQVTQQRRPFIRFFACGQDLSHEPADALLPDAITTGEEPFLIVGAMAGG is encoded by the coding sequence ATTCGGATTGTCCTTCCGGCTCATTTGCGAACACTGGCACGTATCGACGGCGAGGTGAACCTGGAGATGGAGGGTCCTGTCACCCCACACGCCATCCTCAACGCGCTCGAAACACGTTACCCGATGTTGCGGGGGACAATTCGTGACCAGGTGACACAACAGCGACGACCGTTCATCAGGTTCTTTGCCTGCGGGCAGGACCTCTCCCATGAACCAGCAGACGCCCTGTTACCCGACGCGATCACAACTGGAGAAGAACCGTTCCTCATCGTGGGAGCGATGGCGGGTGGCTAA
- a CDS encoding 2OG-Fe(II) oxygenase — MNESGQSTPSVALPATILERAHAIDWGQVSGDLDAEGSAVTGGLLTSKECETLAMLYFRPEIFRSRIVMSRHNFGRGEYQYFRYPLPDLIEQLRHAIYPYLVPVANRWNAAMGIEMHFPKKHEDFLARCHHAGQDKPTPLMLKYETDDYNCLYQDLYGEHVFPLQLAILLSDSYKDFTGGEFVMTEQRPRMQSRPIVVPMRQGDGVIFAVHHRPVRGGRGWYRVNLRHGVSRVRSGQRYTVGIIFHDAK, encoded by the coding sequence ATGAATGAGAGCGGGCAGTCAACACCTTCCGTCGCGTTGCCTGCGACTATACTGGAACGGGCCCACGCGATTGATTGGGGACAGGTCTCAGGCGATCTAGACGCTGAAGGAAGTGCCGTGACCGGGGGGCTCCTCACTTCGAAAGAATGTGAGACATTGGCCATGTTGTATTTCCGTCCTGAGATATTTCGTAGCCGCATCGTGATGAGTCGCCATAACTTTGGCCGTGGGGAATATCAATATTTTCGATATCCCCTCCCTGATCTCATCGAACAACTTCGACATGCGATATACCCCTATCTTGTGCCGGTTGCGAACCGGTGGAATGCGGCTATGGGTATTGAGATGCACTTTCCAAAGAAGCATGAAGATTTTTTGGCCCGCTGTCATCACGCCGGGCAGGATAAGCCAACCCCATTAATGCTCAAATATGAAACTGACGATTACAACTGCCTGTATCAGGACCTCTACGGCGAACACGTGTTTCCGCTCCAACTTGCCATTCTTTTATCTGACTCTTACAAAGATTTCACGGGTGGTGAATTTGTCATGACCGAGCAGCGGCCACGTATGCAATCCCGGCCGATTGTGGTCCCGATGCGACAAGGCGATGGCGTCATTTTCGCAGTTCATCATCGCCCTGTGCGAGGGGGAAGAGGCTGGTATCGTGTGAACCTCCGGCATGGGGTCAGCCGCGTTCGCTCAGGGCAGCGCTACACGGTCGGGATTATATTCCACGACGCCAAGTAA
- the ada gene encoding bifunctional DNA-binding transcriptional regulator/O6-methylguanine-DNA methyltransferase Ada — MRNTASRGKCSVATHHDPRWTTVVSRDSTADGTFYYSVNTTGVYCRPSCASRLPRPEHVRFHASCDDAEKAGFRPCKRCTPNQPRLQERYAEKVAAACRFIEDSDHAPGLKELSHHAGISRYHFHRVFKAVTGLTPKGYTAAHLAKRVRSHLNHTGTVTEAIYEAGFNSNGRFYEISDAALGMTPSSYRAGGSGIDIRFAVGECFLGSILVAMSERGVCAILLGDNPEQLTRDLQKQFSQAHLIGGDGDFEHLVATVIGFVEAPGRGLDLPLDVQGTAFQQRVWKALQNIPAGMTVSYADIAASVDAPKAVRAIGRACGTNAIAVAIPCHRVVRTNGELSGYRWGIERKRALLERESHT; from the coding sequence ATGAGAAACACAGCGAGCCGGGGGAAATGTTCCGTTGCAACGCACCATGATCCCCGTTGGACAACCGTGGTTTCCCGTGATTCAACAGCTGACGGTACATTTTATTATTCCGTCAACACCACCGGAGTATACTGCCGCCCGTCCTGCGCATCCCGCTTGCCCCGGCCTGAACATGTCCGGTTCCATGCTTCATGCGATGATGCCGAGAAGGCTGGCTTTCGTCCCTGCAAGCGGTGCACGCCAAACCAGCCCAGATTGCAGGAACGATATGCGGAGAAAGTCGCAGCAGCTTGCCGGTTCATCGAGGACTCGGACCATGCGCCAGGCCTCAAAGAGTTATCACATCATGCCGGAATAAGCCGGTATCACTTTCATCGGGTGTTCAAAGCGGTCACGGGATTGACTCCCAAAGGCTACACGGCGGCACATCTGGCAAAACGGGTGAGGTCGCACCTCAATCATACAGGCACCGTGACGGAGGCTATTTACGAAGCCGGGTTCAATTCCAACGGAAGGTTTTATGAAATTTCCGATGCTGCTTTGGGTATGACACCTTCCTCATATCGTGCCGGTGGTTCCGGGATAGACATCCGATTTGCCGTGGGGGAATGTTTTCTCGGGTCAATCCTCGTTGCCATGAGTGAGCGAGGCGTGTGTGCGATCCTTCTTGGGGATAACCCGGAGCAACTGACGCGCGATTTGCAGAAGCAATTCTCTCAGGCTCATCTCATCGGGGGTGATGGTGACTTCGAACACCTGGTTGCCACAGTGATCGGTTTTGTCGAAGCGCCGGGGCGGGGGTTGGATCTGCCGTTGGACGTGCAAGGTACGGCGTTTCAACAGCGGGTCTGGAAAGCCTTACAAAACATTCCCGCCGGCATGACGGTAAGCTATGCTGACATCGCGGCGAGCGTTGATGCACCGAAAGCGGTTCGGGCCATCGGCAGGGCCTGCGGCACCAATGCAATAGCTGTGGCGATTCCTTGTCATCGTGTGGTGCGCACGAATGGGGAACTGTCGGGCTATCGTTGGGGCATCGAACGAAAACGAGCGTTGCTTGAACGTGAGTCACACACATGA
- a CDS encoding hemerythrin domain-containing protein gives MDIFQILKKDHQTVKDLFKKLETTGPRAMKSREKLFSQLKDDLEAHSHGEEAVFYPALRENAEMVDLINEATEEHAEVENLLEDLEAMGAESEEWSSKLAELKKVSCTM, from the coding sequence ATGGACATTTTTCAAATTTTAAAAAAAGATCACCAAACGGTAAAGGACTTATTTAAAAAATTGGAAACCACCGGGCCACGTGCAATGAAAAGCCGGGAGAAATTATTCTCTCAGTTAAAAGATGACCTTGAAGCTCACTCCCATGGGGAGGAGGCCGTCTTCTATCCTGCCCTCAGAGAAAATGCAGAGATGGTAGACCTGATTAATGAAGCCACGGAAGAGCATGCCGAAGTCGAAAACCTTCTGGAAGACCTTGAGGCGATGGGCGCAGAATCCGAGGAATGGAGTTCAAAACTTGCCGAGCTCAAAAAAGTGTCCTGCACCATGTGA
- a CDS encoding SDR family oxidoreductase, with the protein MKSNRQPEVVVITGASAGIGRATVRAYARRGASLGLLARGQEGLEGARREVEKLGGKAVVIPTDVADPDQVEKAAVQVEETFGPIDIWINNAMVSVLSPVKDMTAAEFQRVTNVTYLGYVYGTLSALRRMLPRDRGVIIQVGSALAYRAIPLQSAYCGAKHAIKGFTESLRSELIHEGSRVRLSMVHLPGVNTTQFGWIKNRLPYEPQPVPPIYQPEVMARAIVWSADHDRRELWVGMPTVKTIIGEKFIPGLLDHYLAEVAYTGQQTNIPVNPDRADNLFRPVPQDRGAHGTFDDQARSSSFQLWASMNRGWLAVAGVGCLLALGWARKWSQVNQ; encoded by the coding sequence ATGAAAAGCAATCGACAACCAGAGGTAGTAGTCATCACAGGAGCTTCTGCAGGTATCGGTCGAGCCACCGTACGGGCTTATGCTCGACGGGGGGCATCTCTCGGTTTGCTGGCCCGTGGCCAGGAGGGTTTGGAAGGAGCCCGCCGGGAGGTTGAAAAGCTTGGAGGGAAAGCTGTCGTGATTCCGACAGATGTTGCCGATCCCGATCAGGTTGAAAAAGCCGCTGTCCAGGTTGAGGAGACCTTTGGCCCGATCGATATTTGGATCAATAATGCCATGGTTTCCGTACTGTCGCCCGTAAAAGATATGACGGCTGCGGAATTCCAGCGTGTGACTAACGTCACTTATCTCGGATATGTCTATGGAACCCTTTCAGCACTCCGTCGGATGCTTCCCCGGGATCGGGGTGTCATTATTCAAGTCGGCAGCGCGTTGGCGTATCGTGCGATTCCACTTCAATCGGCCTACTGTGGTGCCAAACATGCTATCAAAGGATTCACGGAGTCGCTCCGATCGGAGCTGATTCACGAGGGAAGCCGGGTCCGCCTTTCCATGGTGCATTTGCCGGGAGTCAATACGACTCAATTTGGATGGATTAAAAACCGCCTTCCCTATGAGCCACAGCCGGTCCCGCCCATCTATCAGCCGGAGGTGATGGCACGGGCTATCGTCTGGTCGGCTGATCACGATCGTCGAGAGTTGTGGGTTGGAATGCCGACAGTTAAAACCATCATCGGGGAAAAATTTATTCCGGGGTTATTGGACCATTATCTCGCCGAAGTAGCCTATACAGGCCAACAGACAAATATCCCCGTCAATCCTGATCGCGCTGATAATTTATTCAGGCCTGTCCCGCAGGACAGAGGGGCACATGGTACTTTTGATGACCAGGCCCGGTCATCCAGTTTTCAACTATGGGCTTCCATGAACCGGGGGTGGTTGGCGGTGGCGGGCGTCGGGTGTCTTCTTGCGCTAGGTTGGGCCCGCAAGTGGTCACAGGTAAATCAGTAG